From Microcebus murinus isolate Inina chromosome 15, M.murinus_Inina_mat1.0, whole genome shotgun sequence, the proteins below share one genomic window:
- the LOC105858691 gene encoding histone H2A type 1-H, whose protein sequence is MSGRGKQGGKARAKAKTRSSRAGLQFPVGRVHRLLRKGNYAERVGAGAPVYLAAVLEYLTAEILELAGNAARDNKKTRIIPRHLQLAIRNDEELNKLLGKVTIAQGGVLPNIQAVLLPKKTESHHKAK, encoded by the coding sequence ATGTCTGGCCGCGGCAAGCAGGGAGGCAAAGCTCGCGCCAAAGCGAAGACCCGCTCTTCCCGGGCCGGCCTTCAGTTCCCCGTGGGTCGAGTGCACCGTCTGCTCCGCAAGGGCAACTATGCCGAGCGGGTCGGAGCCGGCGCCCCGGTGTACCTGGCGGCGGTGCTGGAGTACCTGACCGCCGAGATCCTGGAGCTGGCGGGCAACGCGGCTCGCGACAACAAGAAGACGCGCATCATCCCGCGCCACCTGCAGCTGGCCATCCGCAACGACGAGGAGCTCAACAAGCTGCTGGGCAAAGTCACCATCGCTCAGGGCGGCGTCCTGCCCAACATCCAGGCCGTGCTGCTGCCCAAGAAGACCGAGAGCCACCATAAGGCCAAGTAA
- the LOC105858671 gene encoding histone H2B type 1-M-like, translated as MLRGLQLLPIETEKELERRRFYSLCWARKGSCETTSSLWLVFSFSVLCFLTVPEPTKSVPVPKRGSKKTINNARKDGKKCKHSRKESYSVYLYKVLKHVNSDTCISSKAMGIMNSFVNDIFERIAGEASRLAHYNKRSTITSREIQTAVRLLLPGELAKHAASEGTKVVTKYTSSK; from the exons ATGCTAAGAGGTCTGCAGTTGTTACCGATAGAGACTGAAAAGGAACTGGAAAGACGCAGATTTTATAGCCTCTGCTGGGCGCGAAAAGGGAGCTGT GAGACCACATctagtctgtggcttgtgttTTCCTTTAGTGTCCTGTGTTTTCTCACTGTGCCTGAACCGACCAAGTCAGTTCCTGTTCCTAAAAGGGGGTCAAAGAAAACCATCAATAATGCACGAAAGGATGGCAAGAAGTGCAAGCACAGCCGCAAGGAAAGTTACTCCGTGTACTTGTACAAAGTGCTGAAGCACGTCAACTCAGACACCTGCATCTCGTCCAAGGCCATGGGCATCATGAACTCGTTCGTCAACGACATCTTCGAGCGCATCGCGGGCGAGGCCTCTCGCCTGGCGCATTACAACAAGCGCTCGACCATCACCTCCAGGGAGATCCAGACGGCGGTGCGCCTGCTGCTGCCGGGAGAGCTGGCCAAGCACGCGGCTTCAGAGGGCACCAAGGTAGTCACCAAGTACACCAGCTCTAAATGA